CTTCCATTGCGCgagtgaagaaaaaaataatccTACAGTAGTATGCTCCAGAACCCGGCGGCCCCGTTTTCCACTTTATATCCACTTCATGGCAAGGACGGCTACATGCACCCCCTTGGATGCCTGGGTGATCTTTGCAGCTTCTTGCACGCAGCTACAAAAGTGAAGCTCCCGCCCACTTCTGATTTCCACGTTCGTACAGCCAGTTTCTTTCCGTCTCATGGATCGCATATCCTAGGAAGATCTACTCATCATTCTTAAATAACCTCTTTCGGAGTTTGCATCCTTCCCATTTGGCTTTTCCAATCATCTTTGCGGCTAAGCTATTACAAGCAACCCCGCCAAGGCCTTTTTCATCACCTCCCCCCCGGATTCTGGCATCTCTGTATGACGACATAACTACCTACTGCACTTTTGCCACGGTTGAGATCTGCCCGCCTTGGGAAACTGGATTATTTTGATCCATTGTTTGTGTTCCTTTTCTTACATTTCCCCGCATTGTGATTGATGAGTGCTACTTGTCCATCCGCCTAACACTCACCTTATCTATCTTTCAAGCTACTCGGCCAGACACCATTGTTCTACCATAAAATAAACCATTGGCGCCATGGCTCCTCACGCCGAAGAAGTGCTAGACAGCAGCATGTCTTCCAATACTTCTCGGGCACCAGCCATGAGTGGGTTCTCTGCTTTTTTAAACGGCTCCAACGGCGCCAACGGTGTCAATGGACACCACAGAGCCAGTAATGGCAGCAATGGCACAAACGGTACAGTACACAACGGCACCCACAACAAGTCTCGGAACGTCCCCAGAAGCCAGTTTGTTCTGCCGACGCCAGCAGACGAGCTCCACGATCTGATTTGCGTGGGGTTTGGCCCCGCCAGCCTGGCCATCGCCGTTGCAATCCATGATGCTTTGGAGTCAAGGACGCTATCCGAGGCACCAAAAGTCATGTTCATCGAGAAGCAGGAGAGCTTTGCCTGGCATGCAGGCATGCTGCTTCCTGGCGCCAAAATGCAGATTTCTTTCATCAAGGACATGGCAAGTCTGCGCGATCCTCGCTCTCACTTTACCTTTCTCAACTACCTGCACAAGAATGGCCGCCTTGTCCACTTCACCAACCTTGATACTTTCCTGCCCGCGCGCGTTGAGTACGAGGACTACCTGAGGTGGTGTGCCAGTCATTTCGAAGACGTTGTCAAGTACAGCAACGAAGCCGTTTCGGTACGACCAGAGCCTACACCTGCTGGCGGCGACAGCTCCGTCAAGATCTTTGAGGTAGTCTCCAGGAACACCAAGACTGGTGTTGAGACACGATACCGTGCAAAGAACGTTATTCTGGCCCTGGGTGGACAGGCTTCTATCCCGAGGACCCTGTCCCAGGCTCACCCCAAGGTCATTCACTCATCTCAATACGCTCATGCTGTTCCCAGGATCCTCAGGGACACCAGCGCTCCGTACAAGGTTGCAGTCATTGGAGCCGGACAGAGTGCAGCCGAGATTTTCAGCAACGTTCAGACTCTCTATCCCAACTCCAGGACATGGTTGGTCATGAAGTCGGAGTTCCTCAAGCCTAGTGATGATTCACCATTGTAAGTCACAAAAACTTGAGACGTTCTTTTTATTGATTACAAAAGCTGACATGCATCACTACCAAGCGTCAACTCCATCTTCAACCCCGAATTTGTGGATAATCTGTACCCACGGGCATCTAGTGACCGGCGCCACCTGATCAGGGAAGCCAAGGCAACAAACTACGGCGTTGTTCGCCTGGAGCTCATCGAGAAGCTATACGAGCTCATGTACGACCAGAGACGTGAGCTTGGAAGCGACGAGAAGCAATGGCCCCACCGCATCATGAACAGCCGCCGTGTGATCAGCTGTGAGCCCATCAAGGGTGACCGCCTACGTCTGAGGGTCAAGCCTGCGTCAGCGACCGCCGATGAGGTGGAAGACCTGCAGGCTGATAACGGCGAAGAGGAAGaattcgacgccgaccttgTGGTGTGCGCAACCGGCTACAAACGGGATGCACACGTCGGCATGCTGCAGAGCATGTGGGGAATGCTCCCTCAACTGAACGGCGCCCAGTCCACCCCCTCTGAAGACAGGAAATACAAGGTCCCCGTCTTCGACAGCTGGGAGGTGCAGCCGCCTGCAGATAGCGAGGACCAGGGCACAAGGTCGCTCTCGGTCGGGCGGGACTACAAGGTGCGCTTCGCGCCAGATGCCGTTGCTCCTGGCTCGGGTGTCTACCTCCAAGGCTGTTGCGAGGGTACACATGGTGTAAGTTGCTGCATATTTCCTTGTATAATCGCCCCTCTTCTCCCCACTCACTCTTGTTTGAGTGATTTCAAACCGAACAACTCTCATTGGCGGGACCAAAACGACGTCTATACTGTTGGGATGAGAAATATGGAAATGCTGACGCCAACGCACCCCCCGCATTGCAGCTGAGCGATACGCTCTTGTCCATCCTATCTACGCGATCTGGAGACATTGTGAACTCTATCTTTGGGCCAAGTAACTGAGATATGTTGTAGGACATGGCGTGAAGAGGGGTGGCATAAAGAGGGGTTGTATGGAGTCAAAATAAGCTCGGCAGCGCTGGTTGTTGGGCAAATTttgacgagaaaaaaaagaagaaagaatttTAGGGGGTTTGAAGATATCATGAATGAAATTAGCGCTTGTTTATTTTGAATATATTGTATTGGAGTTTATATTTCAATAGTATGTGTAGTTTTCTGAGGCAATTCTGAGGCAATGTCTTGGAAAGGCAACATCGCTGCGTCGTTGCCGGGCGAATCGATCAACAAACCCCTGGTAACGTTGTCGCTGTTCGCTACCCGTGTTTAGAAATGCACGCAGGATCATGCGGTCTCAATATAGCACTATCGGGGGCTCATCGGGGAGATCTGTACGTATGTAGGTCACGCGTTTGTGTTACCCCAAGGCCCCCAGGGGTTCACCCTCTACTGCACTCCCCCGAATCTACTACACTGAAAAGCTGGGTGTCGAGGTGAGGGGTGCAGGTTCGCCAAGGGGCCTCACGTCTGAGCGATAAAATGATATCGCGGGCCGGTCTCCCGCGTGGTTAATAAGCTACGCGAATTGCACCCAAGACCAAGTGCTGTCAACGTGACTGACGAATACCTTAAGCGGTCAAATGGGAGGCCGTATTAGGTCTTTGTCCTTGTTTACTTTTCAATAATCTGCGGCTACAGTGAGCGTGTTTTGTGGCTGCATCATAAACACCAGATTAAAAGGTTTGGATTCAGAGAGGATTTGTGCGATACCATGAAGCCGAAGATAAGAGATTATAAAATCTGCAAGATTAAATGGTATTGCAGATGGGGGAAATGAACAAACAGCACAAGTTCTACTTGCAGGATCTATTTTTTCGCAGCTGACTTTGCTGGGCTTTACCTTGGCATCTACTGCGAATGCGATTGCGAATTAACGACTGGGTCCTGATTGTAAATGGACAGCTCGGGCGGAACTGCGAGacgcaaaaacaaaaagaaaccacAAATCAGCATCACTGTCTCTTACTACATCACAATTTTTCTTCTCGAAATCATCATCAGACCgtcacgaaaaaaaaaacttaccaACAAGAAAGCTACAGGTCGGACACCAGTTCTCGTTCTGGCGTATCTCGGTTCCGCAGTTGGGGCAGTCGCAATCGTACCGCGCGTGGCATCCATCGCAGACCTCGTGGCGGCAGTCCTCGTCCGCGCACATCGTCGCCCCCTCCTCCATCTCCTCGCTGCACTGGCAGCAGCCCCAGCCGTGATACGTCAGCCACTCGGCCGACCAGCACGCGGCGCAGACGCTACGGTATATCAAGACGTGTACGTGGATGCCCGTACCGCCGCCGGTCCCGCAGCGCTGCACGGTGCCGTCGCTCTGGACTGCCGCCGGACACTGGCAGACGTCGGGGGGTTCCCATGAGGACGATGTCATGGGGTGGGTGCATTCGTAGTTGTATGATATTTTGAAgcacattttttttttaattgctgggttgggaaaagaaaaatcttTTGGATCTTAGTTCTCGGTTGGGGGCCTACCATAAGATTCAGGGAGAAACTGGACAGTGATGGTTTAACGCAACTATCAAGGCTTC
This DNA window, taken from Pyricularia oryzae 70-15 chromosome 6, whole genome shotgun sequence, encodes the following:
- a CDS encoding L-ornithine 5-monooxygenase (L-ornithine N(5)-oxygenase), encoding MAPHAEEVLDSSMSSNTSRAPAMSGFSAFLNGSNGANGVNGHHRASNGSNGTNGTVHNGTHNKSRNVPRSQFVLPTPADELHDLICVGFGPASLAIAVAIHDALESRTLSEAPKVMFIEKQESFAWHAGMLLPGAKMQISFIKDMASLRDPRSHFTFLNYLHKNGRLVHFTNLDTFLPARVEYEDYLRWCASHFEDVVKYSNEAVSVRPEPTPAGGDSSVKIFEVVSRNTKTGVETRYRAKNVILALGGQASIPRTLSQAHPKVIHSSQYAHAVPRILRDTSAPYKVAVIGAGQSAAEIFSNVQTLYPNSRTWLVMKSEFLKPSDDSPFVNSIFNPEFVDNLYPRASSDRRHLIREAKATNYGVVRLELIEKLYELMYDQRRELGSDEKQWPHRIMNSRRVISCEPIKGDRLRLRVKPASATADEVEDLQADNGEEEEFDADLVVCATGYKRDAHVGMLQSMWGMLPQLNGAQSTPSEDRKYKVPVFDSWEVQPPADSEDQGTRSLSVGRDYKVRFAPDAVAPGSGVYLQGCCEGTHGLSDTLLSILSTRSGDIVNSIFGPSN